A single window of Pontibacillus chungwhensis DNA harbors:
- a CDS encoding WG repeat-containing protein, which yields MSIKRFPVLVQTDSGEKWGYIDRKGTIRIKPQYSYARDFQKNGLAVVEVDNRSGVIDTKGDYVVEPLYESVTEFSEGRATVYKDNGFQVINEKGTILTPGPYPYIGSYQNGLALFSLEKDGTTYYGYLNNQGEEAIPAQYLSADPFTDARAVVQVKENQFALINRDGNPFYTYNYPYVGNYGEGLLAFQEDRGGKYGYINERGRVVIEPSYDYVQAFKEGRAVVTVAEDYIFRYGLIDQKGKQIIKPIYDDLNRLGEKRIAVGKAIVPEQTYLGSHYAIANLNGDLLSPFRYQNVTDYEKGLASAHDNENTFFLNRKGNIAQGKPVLPGQGTLSLEGPLIKAMIDYELLYLTQEGEVVWRPKRTIRLNNQYRILKMKFKPNVDYLVYYPVVRGLEDGAIQKAVNEKLRDLSQVKDVPKDKKLDYSYFGDFAVEYFHKDLVVIELNGSQYYFGAAHPMPTKVYANINLVEGTFYQLADLFKEGSPYTEVLTKIVNDQIQSQEDSYYFDDVDVKVAADQPFYVNGTSLFVYYAPYEIAPYVAGFPTFEIPFEQITEIIDKNGEFWRSFHN from the coding sequence ATGTCTATTAAGCGTTTCCCAGTGCTGGTTCAAACAGATAGCGGGGAGAAATGGGGATATATCGACCGTAAAGGGACAATACGGATTAAGCCTCAATACTCGTATGCGCGAGATTTTCAGAAGAATGGGTTAGCGGTTGTGGAAGTGGATAATCGCAGTGGGGTGATCGACACAAAGGGCGACTATGTGGTTGAACCTTTGTATGAATCCGTTACGGAATTCAGTGAAGGGCGGGCAACGGTTTACAAAGATAACGGATTTCAGGTTATTAATGAAAAAGGGACCATACTGACACCTGGACCCTATCCATATATCGGTTCTTATCAAAATGGGTTAGCCCTTTTTAGTCTGGAGAAAGACGGAACGACGTATTACGGCTATTTAAATAACCAAGGTGAAGAAGCCATTCCTGCTCAGTATCTATCTGCTGATCCATTTACAGATGCACGGGCAGTTGTGCAGGTGAAGGAAAATCAATTTGCATTAATTAATCGTGATGGAAACCCGTTTTATACGTACAATTACCCGTATGTCGGTAATTATGGAGAAGGGTTACTTGCTTTTCAAGAAGACCGGGGAGGGAAGTATGGGTACATTAACGAAAGAGGGCGTGTGGTTATAGAGCCTTCTTACGATTATGTGCAGGCTTTTAAAGAAGGGCGCGCCGTCGTGACTGTGGCTGAAGACTATATCTTTCGTTATGGCCTCATCGACCAAAAAGGAAAGCAAATCATAAAGCCAATTTATGATGATCTAAATCGTCTTGGTGAGAAACGAATTGCGGTTGGGAAGGCTATTGTTCCTGAACAGACTTATCTTGGGAGTCACTATGCTATTGCGAATCTAAACGGTGATCTTTTGTCACCCTTTCGCTATCAAAATGTCACAGATTACGAGAAAGGATTGGCCTCAGCTCACGACAATGAGAATACCTTCTTTCTCAATCGGAAAGGAAACATCGCTCAAGGAAAACCTGTGTTACCTGGTCAAGGGACCCTTTCTTTAGAAGGCCCCCTTATTAAAGCGATGATTGATTATGAACTTCTGTATCTAACACAAGAAGGTGAAGTTGTGTGGAGACCGAAACGGACTATTCGTCTCAACAACCAATATCGAATTCTTAAGATGAAGTTTAAGCCAAACGTCGACTACCTGGTCTATTATCCAGTGGTTAGAGGATTGGAAGACGGTGCTATTCAGAAGGCCGTTAATGAGAAGTTAAGGGATTTATCGCAAGTGAAAGATGTCCCAAAAGATAAAAAGCTTGATTATAGCTATTTCGGCGACTTTGCGGTTGAATATTTTCATAAAGACCTAGTAGTCATTGAGTTAAACGGCTCTCAATATTACTTCGGAGCAGCCCACCCTATGCCGACTAAGGTGTATGCGAATATTAACCTTGTGGAGGGAACCTTTTATCAACTAGCTGATTTATTTAAAGAAGGCAGCCCTTATACAGAGGTACTCACGAAAATTGTCAACGACCAAATCCAATCACAAGAAGATTCCTATTACTTTGATGATGTGGATGTGAAAGTGGCCGCTGACCAGCCTTTTTATGTGAATGGAACGTCATTGTTTGTGTATTACGCTCCTTATGAAATTGCTCCGTATGTGGCTGGCTTTCCTACATTTGAAATTCCGTTTGAACAAATTACAGAGATCATCGATAAGAATGGGGAATTTTGGAGATCGTTTCATAATTGA
- a CDS encoding DUF2188 domain-containing protein, with translation MPWDTKDYPSSLKNLETPVRKKAIDIANAMLDDGYDEDRAIPIATEQAKEWYDNATEKEINQVKQMSDQDLKKRDDQGQRSESRPELLEKGEHVVAHEEGWAVQTEQAKKPSDVFDQKQEAIDRAKEIAKNKGTKVIIHKKDGSIQDQTSYDS, from the coding sequence ATGCCTTGGGATACGAAGGATTATCCAAGTTCATTGAAGAATTTAGAAACCCCTGTAAGAAAGAAAGCGATTGATATAGCTAATGCGATGTTAGATGACGGGTATGATGAGGATCGGGCCATTCCGATTGCAACAGAACAGGCGAAGGAATGGTATGATAATGCGACCGAGAAGGAGATTAATCAGGTCAAACAAATGAGTGATCAGGATTTAAAGAAGCGTGACGATCAAGGACAGCGGTCCGAGAGTCGCCCAGAACTTCTCGAGAAAGGTGAACATGTCGTCGCTCATGAAGAAGGTTGGGCGGTTCAAACGGAACAGGCGAAGAAGCCTTCAGATGTGTTTGACCAGAAGCAAGAAGCCATTGATCGAGCGAAGGAGATTGCCAAGAATAAGGGGACGAAAGTTATTATTCATAAGAAAGATGGCAGTATCCAGGACCAGACATCATACGATTCATAA
- a CDS encoding CDGSH iron-sulfur domain-containing protein, whose product MFVSGEFTIKDATGQEYVTKKGCSLCRCGLSNNKPFCDGTHKGVFKDESRAPNPP is encoded by the coding sequence TTGTTCGTATCAGGGGAGTTCACGATTAAAGACGCCACCGGGCAAGAATATGTAACCAAGAAAGGCTGTTCCTTGTGCCGATGCGGATTATCGAACAATAAACCATTTTGTGACGGAACCCATAAAGGGGTATTTAAAGACGAATCCCGGGCCCCTAACCCCCCTTAA
- the iadA gene encoding beta-aspartyl-peptidase gives MLTLIQNGDVYAPNYIGKKDILLVDQKIGAIEDSISVPDNFVDMKVIDATGKRIVPGFIDSHVHITGGGGEGSYKTRTPELQLTDATLSGVTTLVGVLGTDGTTRTMTNLIAKARGLREEGISCYAHTGSYQVPVKTLTGKIEDDLILIDLIIGAGEIAIADHRSSQPTVEELAKIASQARIGGILSGKAGIVNVHVGDSADGVAILEEIAEGTDIPIKQFYPTHMNRNPQLFEAGIQYALKGGYVDFTTSTIPKFLEEGEVKCGQALKRMLEAGVPIEQITFTSDGQASLPDFDEKGDFIGLKLGKVDTLYKAVREAVVEEGVELETALRTVTANPAHILKLSHKGELTKGKDADLVLLDQDLQVDTVFALGQLMVEEKEAVVKGTFE, from the coding sequence ATGTTAACACTCATTCAAAATGGTGACGTATATGCACCAAACTATATCGGGAAGAAAGACATTCTACTTGTCGATCAAAAGATCGGAGCGATTGAAGATTCGATTTCGGTTCCAGATAACTTTGTAGATATGAAAGTGATTGATGCTACAGGAAAACGAATTGTTCCTGGATTTATTGATTCCCACGTCCATATTACAGGAGGTGGGGGAGAAGGAAGTTATAAAACTAGGACGCCCGAACTTCAGCTAACAGATGCAACACTCAGTGGGGTGACAACGTTAGTGGGTGTGTTAGGAACAGATGGAACGACTCGGACCATGACGAACCTCATTGCGAAGGCAAGAGGGCTCCGGGAAGAGGGGATTAGTTGCTACGCTCACACAGGCTCTTATCAAGTACCGGTGAAGACCTTAACAGGGAAGATTGAAGATGATTTAATCTTAATTGATCTCATTATTGGGGCGGGCGAAATTGCCATAGCTGATCACCGTTCTTCTCAGCCTACGGTTGAAGAATTAGCGAAGATTGCCTCCCAAGCAAGGATTGGCGGGATCTTGTCAGGAAAAGCTGGTATTGTGAATGTTCATGTTGGCGATAGTGCTGATGGGGTCGCGATTTTAGAGGAGATTGCCGAAGGAACGGATATTCCAATTAAACAATTCTACCCAACTCACATGAACCGGAATCCGCAGTTGTTTGAAGCAGGAATACAGTATGCTTTAAAAGGTGGGTATGTTGATTTTACGACAAGCACCATTCCGAAATTCCTTGAAGAGGGAGAAGTGAAATGTGGACAGGCGCTTAAGAGAATGTTAGAAGCTGGTGTCCCGATTGAGCAGATCACGTTTACTTCAGATGGGCAAGCTAGTCTACCTGATTTCGATGAAAAAGGGGACTTTATTGGTCTGAAGTTAGGGAAAGTCGATACTCTTTATAAAGCCGTAAGAGAAGCTGTGGTAGAAGAAGGTGTGGAGCTTGAGACAGCACTTCGGACAGTGACGGCAAACCCAGCCCATATATTGAAACTTTCTCATAAGGGGGAATTGACGAAAGGTAAAGATGCCGATCTTGTTCTGCTCGATCAGGATCTTCAGGTCGACACTGTGTTTGCCCTTGGACAGTTGATGGTGGAAGAGAAAGAAGCTGTGGTGAAAGGAACATTTGAGTAG
- a CDS encoding PAS domain-containing sensor histidine kinase, producing MSKNYASKEKRGMSVVQTERVDEHFLIDECLEMFNVSGNWLCLLNEEQNQVHVNERFRELFRLDHSVMKRDTCASLLGKTEQELFEIDEDETRSILLSGAGGLPVEGVVKRTSANRIMISGRVPSSVPDHQGYQFERQLGTISNSQSVDHFMTWLSLIDDQMKNQSLNSKSIENLLGSPNASPIVYNRLKEVVEHIPHGFAVISRDWEILYVNPTLEEILGRSSETLCNHNLWEVFPRSTYHNYFTHYEKAFELNQVVKFQDYIYERGRVVDVTAYPSNRELTVFIQDITEVNTYIHALQETEERFSLLADNINEAFWVLSANFQTWEYMSPTFESIFGIAIPTVEKDYSTWLDRIHAGDRDRVIKSLRQMSIEKIACEYRFEFEPGVWKWIRTKGYPLEKAEKIMVVGVHEDITDLKEKDELIARSEQFETITRVAAGIAHEIKNPLTSIKGFLQLMMSGETSGQYGDIVFSELSRIESIVNEFMLLAKPDQEVELEKINLIDIIHYVLALFRAQCRQGGVRVTTDFDASIPDLPSDPKRLKQIFINVVKNAIEAIDGPGDLNVVGTYRSEIDCVVVCITDSGKGIESEQIKRIGEPFFTTKEKGTGLGMMVTTKFVESLGGTIQYRSKVNVGTTVVITLPVLSS from the coding sequence ATGAGTAAGAACTACGCGAGCAAGGAAAAGAGAGGGATGAGTGTGGTTCAAACAGAAAGAGTTGACGAGCACTTTCTCATAGATGAGTGCTTAGAAATGTTTAATGTATCGGGGAATTGGCTTTGTTTATTGAACGAGGAGCAAAATCAAGTTCATGTGAATGAACGATTTAGGGAACTGTTTCGCTTAGACCATTCTGTCATGAAACGTGATACGTGTGCCTCCTTGCTTGGGAAAACGGAGCAGGAATTGTTTGAAATTGATGAAGATGAAACCAGATCCATTTTGCTTTCAGGCGCCGGGGGTCTTCCTGTAGAGGGGGTCGTGAAGAGAACATCGGCTAATCGAATTATGATCTCAGGCCGAGTTCCGTCCAGCGTGCCGGACCACCAGGGGTATCAATTTGAGCGTCAGCTTGGGACAATTTCCAACTCCCAGTCTGTGGATCATTTTATGACCTGGCTCTCTTTAATTGATGATCAGATGAAGAATCAATCGCTAAACTCTAAAAGTATTGAGAACTTGCTTGGTTCACCGAATGCTAGTCCGATTGTTTATAACCGTCTCAAAGAAGTGGTAGAACACATCCCTCACGGCTTCGCTGTCATTAGTAGGGATTGGGAAATTCTCTACGTGAACCCTACTCTTGAGGAAATATTAGGACGATCTTCTGAAACGCTATGTAATCATAATCTATGGGAGGTGTTCCCGCGGAGCACCTATCATAATTATTTCACTCATTACGAGAAGGCATTTGAACTAAATCAAGTAGTGAAATTTCAAGATTATATTTATGAAAGGGGTAGGGTGGTCGATGTTACCGCTTATCCATCGAATCGTGAATTAACGGTGTTCATTCAAGATATCACGGAGGTGAACACATACATTCATGCGCTTCAAGAGACAGAAGAACGCTTTTCTCTGCTTGCGGATAATATCAATGAAGCATTCTGGGTGTTATCTGCTAACTTTCAAACATGGGAATACATGAGCCCGACCTTTGAATCCATATTTGGCATCGCCATTCCTACTGTGGAGAAAGACTATAGTACTTGGCTTGACCGGATCCATGCAGGCGACAGGGACCGTGTTATTAAGTCACTCAGGCAAATGAGTATTGAAAAGATAGCTTGTGAGTATCGTTTTGAATTCGAACCTGGTGTGTGGAAGTGGATTCGTACGAAAGGGTATCCGTTAGAAAAAGCTGAGAAAATCATGGTTGTAGGTGTTCATGAAGATATTACAGACCTCAAAGAAAAAGACGAGCTCATTGCACGTTCTGAACAGTTTGAAACGATTACACGCGTAGCTGCCGGAATTGCGCACGAAATTAAGAATCCTCTCACATCCATCAAGGGCTTCTTGCAACTGATGATGTCAGGTGAGACGAGTGGTCAATACGGAGATATTGTGTTTTCAGAGTTATCACGTATTGAGTCGATTGTTAATGAATTTATGCTTTTAGCCAAACCGGATCAAGAGGTCGAGCTTGAAAAGATCAATCTTATAGATATTATTCATTATGTTCTTGCCCTTTTCAGAGCTCAGTGTCGTCAGGGTGGCGTGAGAGTAACGACGGACTTTGATGCTTCCATCCCTGACCTGCCTTCAGATCCAAAACGTTTAAAGCAAATTTTTATTAATGTCGTAAAGAATGCAATTGAAGCCATCGATGGTCCTGGTGACCTTAACGTGGTGGGGACGTACCGATCTGAGATTGACTGTGTTGTCGTCTGTATAACGGACAGCGGAAAAGGGATTGAATCCGAGCAAATTAAACGAATTGGTGAGCCCTTCTTCACAACGAAAGAAAAAGGGACAGGCCTTGGTATGATGGTGACCACGAAGTTCGTTGAGAGTCTAGGCGGCACTATTCAATACCGAAGCAAAGTGAACGTTGGAACTACAGTGGTGATCACACTTCCCGTTCTTTCTTCTTGA
- a CDS encoding AIM24 family protein: MKNNYSIDEFIRQTKQDEEENDYFELETPRMLEVNLNGDVWAKMGSMISYNGSIRFEREGILEHGIGKMFKKAFSGEGASLMKAEGNGKLYLADQGKKITILHLNNEAITVNGNDLLAFEPGIEWDIKLMRKVAGMMSGGLFNIRLEGRGLVAITSHYEPLTLLVTPDQPVMTDPNATVAWSGHLQPEFKTDVTLKSFFGRGSGESIQMKFSGEGFVIVQPFEEVYYSQSNQ, translated from the coding sequence GTGAAAAACAACTATTCTATTGATGAATTTATTCGCCAGACGAAACAAGATGAAGAAGAGAATGATTATTTTGAATTAGAGACCCCTCGTATGCTTGAAGTGAATCTGAATGGAGATGTGTGGGCGAAGATGGGTTCGATGATCTCCTACAATGGATCAATTCGTTTTGAACGGGAAGGGATCCTTGAACACGGAATTGGTAAGATGTTTAAAAAGGCGTTCTCAGGAGAAGGCGCTTCTCTTATGAAAGCAGAAGGAAACGGAAAACTATATTTAGCCGATCAAGGGAAGAAGATTACGATTCTTCACTTGAACAATGAAGCCATTACGGTAAATGGCAATGACCTTCTGGCTTTTGAACCAGGGATTGAGTGGGACATCAAGTTAATGAGAAAGGTTGCCGGAATGATGTCAGGTGGGCTTTTTAATATTCGATTAGAAGGTCGCGGTCTTGTGGCGATTACATCTCATTATGAGCCTTTAACGCTTTTAGTTACTCCAGATCAACCTGTCATGACAGATCCAAATGCTACTGTCGCATGGTCTGGGCATTTGCAGCCTGAATTTAAGACGGACGTAACGTTAAAGAGTTTCTTCGGCCGTGGAAGCGGGGAGTCGATTCAGATGAAATTCTCTGGAGAAGGCTTTGTCATTGTTCAACCGTTTGAAGAAGTCTATTATTCTCAGTCGAATCAATAA